A region of the Cydia strobilella chromosome 18, ilCydStro3.1, whole genome shotgun sequence genome:
TATGGAACTTACAGAGTGCAGACACCCGGGGCAGACGCTGGGAGCTTAGCTGTAGAGGTCGTCGTCCTGCCCCTCCTCCTGGAAGGTGGGCTGGTCGCCGCCCGACGTGCCCGCGCCGGCGCTGGTCGGGAACCTGCACCGGGGCACTGTCTACATTATGGAACTTACAGAGTGCAGACACCCAGGGCAGACGCTGGGAGCTTAGCTGTAGAGGTCGTCGTCCTGCCCCTCCTCCTGGAAGGTGGGCTGGTCGCCGCCCGACGTGCCCGCGCCGGCGCTGGTCGGGAACCTGCACCGGGGCACTGTCTACATTATGGAACTTACAGAGTGCAGACACCCGGGGCAGACGCTGGGAGCTTAGCTGTAGAGGTCGTCGTCCTGCCCCTCCTCCTGGAAGGTGGGCTGGTCGCCGCCCGACGTGCCCGCGCCGGCGCTGGTCGGGAACCTGCACCGGGGCACTGTCTACATTATGGAACTTACAGAGTGCAGACACCCGGGGCAGACGCTGGGAGCTTAGCTGTAGAGGTCGTCGTCCTGCCCCTCCTCCTGGAAGGTGGGCTGGTCGCCGCCCGACGTGCCCGCGCCGGCGCTGGTCGGGAACCTGCACCGGGGCACTGTCTACATTATGGAACTTACAGAGTGCAGACACCCGGGGCAGACGCTGGGAGCTTAGCTGTAGAGGTCGTCGTCCTGCCCCTCCTCCTGGAAGGTGGGCTGGTCGCCGCCCGACGTGCCCGCGCCGGCGCTGGTCGGGAACCTGCACCGGGGCACTGTCTACATTATGGAACTTACAGAGTGCAGACACCCGGGGCAGACGCTGGGAGCTTAGCTGTAGAGGTCGTCGTCCTGCCCCTCCTCCTGGAAGGTGGGCTGGTCGCCGCCCGACGTGCCCGCGCCGGCGCTGGTCGGGAACCTGCACCGGGGCACTGTCTACATTATGGAACTTACAGAGTGCAGACACCCGGGGCAGACGCTGGGAGCTTAGCTGTAGAGGTCGTCGTCCTGCCCCTCCTCCTGGAAGGTGGGCTGGTCGCCGCCCGACGTGCCCgtgccgccgcccgcgcccgcgccggcgctGGTCGGGAACCTGCACCGGGACACTGTCTACATTATGGAACTTACAGAGTGCAGACACCCGGGGCAGACGCTGGGAGCTTAGCTGTAGAGGTCGTCGTCCTGCCCCTCCTCCTGGAAGGTGGGCTGGTCGCCGCCCGACGTGCCCgtgccgccgcccgcgcccgcgccggcgctGGTCGGGAACCTGCACCGGGGTACTGTCTACATTATGGAACTTACAGAGTGCAGACACCCGGGGCAGACGCTGGGAGCTTAGCTGTAGAGGTCGTCGTCCTGCCCCTCCTCCTGGAAGGTGGGCTGGTCGCCGCCCGACGTGCCCgtgccgccgcccgcgcccgcgccggcgctGGTCGGGAACCTGCACCGGGACACTGTCTACATTAACCACCGCTCAACAACTGAGCTGAGGCGAATCACAGCACCTGCgcgctatatttatttatttatttatattttttattcattaaatatatacaacaaacttttcactatttctaattatacattttaatttaagccagcatttaaagacatagtgtgcagtaacagcccaaaaataccggggcctgtgctagggctagttacaatatatgtgacacaatttttagagagcgatcggattttggataaacaattttcttataatataaagtttacttaattcaattaaaaaagcttaattaaataaccatgcattactggtattttttatttttatgtgtatATGCCTCCTACGTGCTAGAAAACTGATAAAACAGAAGCCGTCGCCGATATGACAATTGTTTGTAGACAAACGCcaatcaaaaaccggccaagtgccagtcggactcgcccggttccgtagtttttagtatttgttgttatagcgggaacaaaaatacatctatgaaaatttcaactgtctagctatcacggttcatgagacacagcctggtggcagacagacggacagtgaagtcttagtaataaggtcccgtttttaccctttgggtaaccctaataaaaatgtaggtaggGTGTAAAAATGTATGtgcaaaaaattaatatttcatcTACAAATGTGTCAAATttcaatatattaataaaatccatctaagctaactctgcacagatTTCAACGGGACGAAGTGTGAGGAGccaaaacgtcatattttcgtaAAAATTACACATTCACGGTGGCACTTACAACCTCTGTCATTCTTCTGTACAGGGTCAACCTGGCCTTATTGTAGGAGTAAGATAAGTGCGCGGTACTGACCGGAAGTTGGTCCCGAAGCCTCGGGACTGCTGCAGCGTCTGCGCGAACAGCTCGTACTTGCGGATGTCGTTGTCGGACACGGAGCGGCGCGCGAACTTCATCGCCTCCTCGAAGTGCGCCCGAGAGATCTCCGGCACCGGGTCCTCCTCGTCCGTCTGCAACATTCATGGTGCCTCGTTAATGTACGGTTTACCTACTCATAAATGTAGCACGCACTATTGTTAATATTCTCCAGATAAGGAAGGGCGGTACCTCCTGGCACAGGCTTTTAAAGCTTAAAAGGAGGTTCCAACCACTAATTTTTAAGATGATGagattgttaaagaaaataaacatttttgatttttttttgatttttttgaatgTGGATACAAGAGCGGAGCTCGACGCTGACCAAGCTGCAATCGTTTAGGTTACAACTTTAACCCCAGGTCTAGGTTCCAAGTTTAACGTCCACCAACGGGGAAACGGTTAATAGAAACCGTGTGCGTTAGAGCGTCTGTcatcttgtggcctaaatcggAAACCCTATAAATTTGCTATAAGGACCCTGCTTACCGAGGTTCTGAGGTTGGATCCGAATGTGAGGATATTGAATTgagttatacagggtggctaaaaaacaagtgcattcccgttgcaagggaggttttgggattatactgagcaacttttactatgggaccaaccacgaaatcgcgaaaataaactaccctcccatagaaaatgggccagccaaaatgtatgaaacagccaaatttttttcgcgatttcggggtaggtcccatagtaaaagttactcagtataatctcaaaacctccctggcaacgggaatgatcttattttttagccaccgtgtataagcgCGAGTATTTTTTCCTATATCCttattgttttctatgtatgaaaCATGATTAATGTTTTAGCAACCAAAAAGCCAACTTGTCTTTGACGTCTTTAGGAGCCGTCTCGTGAAAACTGCCGCGCGGCATAATGCCACGGAAGAAGGGCATACACAtaacgaaataattatttggtaatgAAACACTCACATCCATGCCGGCTTGCTGCTGTTGCCGGGCGCGTTCGCGTGTGATCTCGGTCTCGATGGCTTGCCGGATGGCCAGTT
Encoded here:
- the LOC134749410 gene encoding uncharacterized protein LOC134749410 isoform X1, which gives rise to MQTGHPASHRDRDHTRTRPATAASRHGYGRGGPGAGDLSGALRGGDEVRAPLRVRQRHPQVRAVRADAAAVPRLRDQLPVPDQRRRGRGRRHGHVGRRPAHLPGGGAGRRPLQLSSQRLPRVSALCKFHNVDSTPVQVPDQRRRGRGRRHGHVGRRPAHLPGGGAGRRPLQLSSQRLPRVSALCKFHNVDSVPVQVPDQRRRGRGRRHGHVGRRPAHLPGGGAGRRPLQLSSQRLPRVSALCKFHNVDSAPVQVPDQRRRGHVGRRPAHLPGGGAGRRPLQLSSQRLPRVSALCKFHNVDSAPVQVPDQRRRGHVGRRPAHLPGGGAGRRPLQLSSQRLPRVSALCKFHNVDSAPVQVPDQRRRGHVGRRPAHLPGGGAGRRPLQLSSQRLPRVSALCKFHNVDSAPVQVPDQRRRGHVGRRPAHLPGGGAGRRPLQLSSQRLPRVSALCKFHNVDSAPVQVPDQRRRGHVGRRPAHLPGGGAGRRPLQLSSQRLPWVSALCKFHNVDSAPVQVPDQRRRGHVGRRPAHLPGGGAGRRPLQLSSQRLPRVSALCKFHNVDSAPVQVPDQRRRGHVGRRPAHLPGGGAGRRPLQLSSQRLPRVSALCKFHNVDSAPVQVPDQRRRGHVGRRPAHLPGGGAGRRPLQLSSQRLPRVSALCKFHNVDSVPVQVPDQRRRGHVGRRPAHLPGGGAGRRPLQLSSQRLPRVSALCKFHNVDSVPVQVPDQRRRGHVGRRPAHLPGGGAGRRPLQLSSQRLPRVSALCSDLFRTTTTEPGASQHTRAPPGRHHTQTHTNTYTRGRLRSAPQFKTYT